In Brienomyrus brachyistius isolate T26 chromosome 3, BBRACH_0.4, whole genome shotgun sequence, the following proteins share a genomic window:
- the LOC125738782 gene encoding CCR4-NOT transcription complex subunit 4-like isoform X2, whose protein sequence is MSRSPELKDDAMECPLCMEPLEIDDINFFPCTCGYQICRFCWHRIRTDENGLCPACRKPYPEDPAVYKPLSPEEIQRIKNEKKQKQNERKQKMTESRKHLGSVRVVQKNLVFVVGLSQRLAELEVLKRPEYFGKFGKIHKVVINNSTSYAGSQGPSASAYVTYLRSEDALRAIQCVNNVVVDGRTLKASLGTTKYCSYFLKSMQCPKADCMYLHELGDEAASFTKEEMQAGKHQEYEQKLLQELYKSNPNFLQSSAGAGEKSKGKSSSAQRPNSSSKEAWPWLQGSGKIANGLGEHHKTPPLLDGPDSEHMTGNGLDSDLGPSQGAMPSPYSHCEPASPSEKTPQTISIGNGESIQNHGTESPSPPPGLTKPGLVVPISMSTLAARSPFEGAAAESQSLFSDNSNFRHPNPLPGGHAPPSGPTQGHSDWPTAPEPQSLFTSETIPVASSTDWQAAFGFGSSKQPEDDLGFDPFDVTRKALADLIEKELSVQDTSQLSPGVLQGTLRRPQHGPLPPHLSHLQHRAVLASCGFPGHPARHPWLGYPPHGSPLNHTAGLSTSSCFMDFLPAQHSTGLGGVPIAENSNSIENLNMKEWQDGLRALLPNININFGGLQNSSSSLTPSIINHTGAPGHTPGSGGMSHSLSWDGMVRWMDPAIITGIPASAAHSLDSLQDDPPHWLKSLQTLTEMEASGSTTPSLAPHSIPFSAQFPNHRAGWAATPTGPFHSPPPGFQTPFRPPAQTATDLLQSTSMDRH, encoded by the exons ATGTCCCGCAGCCCTGAGCTGAAAGACGATGCTATGGAGTGCCCTCTCTGCATGGAGCCGCTGGAGATCGATGACATCAACTTCTTCCCCTGCACCTGCGGTTACCAGATCTGCCGGTTCTGCTGGCACCGGATCCGCACAGATGAGAATGGGCTCTGCCCCGCCTGTAGGAAG CCCTACCCAGAGGACCCGGCGGTCTACAAGCCTCTCTCACCAGAGGAGATCCAGCGGATAAAGAATGAGAAGAAGCAGAAGCAGAACGAGCGCAAACAGAAGATGACAGAGAGCCGCAAACACCTGGGAAGCGTGCGCGTGGTGCAGAAGAACCTGGTGTTTGTGGTGGGGCTGTCGCAGAGGCTGGCTGAGCTGGAG GTTCTAAAGAGGCCAGAATATTTCGGGAAATTCGGAAAAATTCACAAAGTGGTAATCAACAACAGCACGTCTTACGCAGGTTCCCAG GGTCCTAGTGCAAGTGCTTACGTCACATACCTTCGGTCTGAAGATGCCCTCAGAGCTATACAGTGTGTGAACAATGTGGTCGTGGATGGCAGAACACTTAAA GCCTCTCTAGGTACGACAAAGTACTGCAGTTACTTCCTGAAGAGTATGCAGTGTCCGAAGGCGGACTGCATGTACCTCCATGAGCTGGGGGACGAGGCGGCCAGTTTCACGAAGGAGGAGATGCAG GCAGGAAAGCACCAGGAGTACGAACAGAAGCTTCTGCAAGAGCTCTACAAATCGAACCCCAACTTCCTGCAAAGCTCAGCCGGGGCAGGCGAGAAGTCAAAGGGCAAGTCCAGTTCAGCACAAAG ACCCAACAGTAGCAGCAAAGAGGCGTGGCCGTGGCTGCAGGGCTCGGGCAAAATAGCCAATGGGCTGGGTGAGCACCACAAGACTCCGCCCCTATTGGACGGCCCCGACTCAGAGCACATGACTGGCAACGGGCTAGACTCGGACCTGGGGCCAAGCCAAGGGGCCATGCCCTCCCCTTATTCACACTGCGAACCTGCCAG TCCCAGCGAAAAAACACCACAGACCATTAGTATAGGGAACGGGGAAAGTATACAA AACCACGGTACTGAGTCCCCCTCGCCTCCTCCGGGCCTGACTAAGCCTGGACTGGTCGTCCCCATCAGCATGTCCACCCTTGCTGCCCGATCCCCCTTTGAAGGGGCAGCAGCCGAATCCCAGTCACTTTTCTCGGACAACAGCAACTTCCGGCACCCCAACCCTCTCCCAGGTGGCCACGCCCCCCCTTCCGGCCCTACCCAAGGGCACTCTGATTGGCCCACAGCACCTGAGCCTCAGAGCCTCTTCACGTCAG AGACCATCCCAGTGGCATCGTCCACGGACTGGCAGGCGGCGTTTGGCTTCGGCTCCTCCAAGCAGCCGGAGGACGACCTTGGCTTTGACCCCTTCGACGTCACTCGCAAGGCGCTTGCTGACTTAATCGAGAAGGAGCTTTCGGTTCAGGACACGTCGCAGTTGTCTCCTGGGGTTCTGCAGGGGACTCTGCGCCGCCCCCAACACGGGCCCCTCCCCCCGCACCTGTCACACCTGCAGCACCGCGCGGTCTTGGCCTCCTGCGGTTTCCCAGGCCATCCAGCACGTCACCCTTGGCTCGGCTACCCGCCGCACGGGAGCCCGCTAAACCACACGGCCGGCCTCAGCACCAGCAGCTGCTTCATGGACTTTTTACCAGCGCAGCACAGCACTGGGCTGGGGGGCGTTCCCATTGCAG AAAATAGCAATTCTATAGAAAATCTAAATATGAAAGAATGGCAGGATGGTCTGCGGGCTCTTCTGCCCAACATCAATATCAACTTTGGGGGACTGCAGAATTCCTCCTCATCCCTGACCCCCTCCATCATTAACCACACAGGGGCTCCAGGTCACACACCTGGCTCAGGGGGCATGTCACACAGTCTTAGCTGGGACGGAATGGTCAGATGGATGGACCCAGCAATCATTACAG GCATCCCAGCATCCGCAGCCCACAGTTTGGACTCTCTGCAGGATGACCCACCTCACTGGCTGAAGTCCCTGCAGACGCTCACTGAGATGGAGGCATCCGGCTCCACAACGCCCTCACTGGCCCCCCACAGTATACCCTTCAGTGCACAGTTCCCAAATCACAGAGCTGGCTGGGCTGCTACACCCACTGGCCCCTTCCACTCACCCCCACCTGGTTTCCAGACACCATTCAGACCTCCAGCCCAAACAGCCACAGACCTGCTACAGAGTACTTCCATGGACCGCCACTAG
- the LOC125738782 gene encoding CCR4-NOT transcription complex subunit 4-like isoform X3, with protein MSRSPELKDDAMECPLCMEPLEIDDINFFPCTCGYQICRFCWHRIRTDENGLCPACRKPYPEDPAVYKPLSPEEIQRIKNEKKQKQNERKQKMTESRKHLGSVRVVQKNLVFVVGLSQRLAELEVLKRPEYFGKFGKIHKVVINNSTSYAGSQGPSASAYVTYLRSEDALRAIQCVNNVVVDGRTLKASLGTTKYCSYFLKSMQCPKADCMYLHELGDEAASFTKEEMQAGKHQEYEQKLLQELYKSNPNFLQSSAGAGEKSKGKSSSAQSGAPLLTTPVNLTRPNSSSKEAWPWLQGSGKIANGLGEHHKTPPLLDGPDSEHMTGNGLDSDLGPSQGAMPSPYSHCEPASPSEKTPQTISIGNGESIQNHGTESPSPPPGLTKPGLVVPISMSTLAARSPFEGAAAESQSLFSDNSNFRHPNPLPGGHAPPSGPTQGHSDWPTAPEPQSLFTSETIPVASSTDWQAAFGFGSSKQPEDDLGFDPFDVTRKALADLIEKELSVQDTSQLSPGVLQGTLRRPQHGPLPPHLSHLQHRAVLASCGFPGHPARHPWLGYPPHGSPLNHTAGLSTSSCFMDFLPAQHSTGLGGVPIAGAPGHTPGSGGMSHSLSWDGMVRWMDPAIITGIPASAAHSLDSLQDDPPHWLKSLQTLTEMEASGSTTPSLAPHSIPFSAQFPNHRAGWAATPTGPFHSPPPGFQTPFRPPAQTATDLLQSTSMDRH; from the exons ATGTCCCGCAGCCCTGAGCTGAAAGACGATGCTATGGAGTGCCCTCTCTGCATGGAGCCGCTGGAGATCGATGACATCAACTTCTTCCCCTGCACCTGCGGTTACCAGATCTGCCGGTTCTGCTGGCACCGGATCCGCACAGATGAGAATGGGCTCTGCCCCGCCTGTAGGAAG CCCTACCCAGAGGACCCGGCGGTCTACAAGCCTCTCTCACCAGAGGAGATCCAGCGGATAAAGAATGAGAAGAAGCAGAAGCAGAACGAGCGCAAACAGAAGATGACAGAGAGCCGCAAACACCTGGGAAGCGTGCGCGTGGTGCAGAAGAACCTGGTGTTTGTGGTGGGGCTGTCGCAGAGGCTGGCTGAGCTGGAG GTTCTAAAGAGGCCAGAATATTTCGGGAAATTCGGAAAAATTCACAAAGTGGTAATCAACAACAGCACGTCTTACGCAGGTTCCCAG GGTCCTAGTGCAAGTGCTTACGTCACATACCTTCGGTCTGAAGATGCCCTCAGAGCTATACAGTGTGTGAACAATGTGGTCGTGGATGGCAGAACACTTAAA GCCTCTCTAGGTACGACAAAGTACTGCAGTTACTTCCTGAAGAGTATGCAGTGTCCGAAGGCGGACTGCATGTACCTCCATGAGCTGGGGGACGAGGCGGCCAGTTTCACGAAGGAGGAGATGCAG GCAGGAAAGCACCAGGAGTACGAACAGAAGCTTCTGCAAGAGCTCTACAAATCGAACCCCAACTTCCTGCAAAGCTCAGCCGGGGCAGGCGAGAAGTCAAAGGGCAAGTCCAGTTCAGCACAAAG TGGCGCCCCCCTGCTGACCACCCCTGTCAACCTTACCAGACCCAACAGTAGCAGCAAAGAGGCGTGGCCGTGGCTGCAGGGCTCGGGCAAAATAGCCAATGGGCTGGGTGAGCACCACAAGACTCCGCCCCTATTGGACGGCCCCGACTCAGAGCACATGACTGGCAACGGGCTAGACTCGGACCTGGGGCCAAGCCAAGGGGCCATGCCCTCCCCTTATTCACACTGCGAACCTGCCAG TCCCAGCGAAAAAACACCACAGACCATTAGTATAGGGAACGGGGAAAGTATACAA AACCACGGTACTGAGTCCCCCTCGCCTCCTCCGGGCCTGACTAAGCCTGGACTGGTCGTCCCCATCAGCATGTCCACCCTTGCTGCCCGATCCCCCTTTGAAGGGGCAGCAGCCGAATCCCAGTCACTTTTCTCGGACAACAGCAACTTCCGGCACCCCAACCCTCTCCCAGGTGGCCACGCCCCCCCTTCCGGCCCTACCCAAGGGCACTCTGATTGGCCCACAGCACCTGAGCCTCAGAGCCTCTTCACGTCAG AGACCATCCCAGTGGCATCGTCCACGGACTGGCAGGCGGCGTTTGGCTTCGGCTCCTCCAAGCAGCCGGAGGACGACCTTGGCTTTGACCCCTTCGACGTCACTCGCAAGGCGCTTGCTGACTTAATCGAGAAGGAGCTTTCGGTTCAGGACACGTCGCAGTTGTCTCCTGGGGTTCTGCAGGGGACTCTGCGCCGCCCCCAACACGGGCCCCTCCCCCCGCACCTGTCACACCTGCAGCACCGCGCGGTCTTGGCCTCCTGCGGTTTCCCAGGCCATCCAGCACGTCACCCTTGGCTCGGCTACCCGCCGCACGGGAGCCCGCTAAACCACACGGCCGGCCTCAGCACCAGCAGCTGCTTCATGGACTTTTTACCAGCGCAGCACAGCACTGGGCTGGGGGGCGTTCCCATTGCAG GGGCTCCAGGTCACACACCTGGCTCAGGGGGCATGTCACACAGTCTTAGCTGGGACGGAATGGTCAGATGGATGGACCCAGCAATCATTACAG GCATCCCAGCATCCGCAGCCCACAGTTTGGACTCTCTGCAGGATGACCCACCTCACTGGCTGAAGTCCCTGCAGACGCTCACTGAGATGGAGGCATCCGGCTCCACAACGCCCTCACTGGCCCCCCACAGTATACCCTTCAGTGCACAGTTCCCAAATCACAGAGCTGGCTGGGCTGCTACACCCACTGGCCCCTTCCACTCACCCCCACCTGGTTTCCAGACACCATTCAGACCTCCAGCCCAAACAGCCACAGACCTGCTACAGAGTACTTCCATGGACCGCCACTAG
- the LOC125738782 gene encoding CCR4-NOT transcription complex subunit 4-like isoform X1, whose amino-acid sequence MSRSPELKDDAMECPLCMEPLEIDDINFFPCTCGYQICRFCWHRIRTDENGLCPACRKPYPEDPAVYKPLSPEEIQRIKNEKKQKQNERKQKMTESRKHLGSVRVVQKNLVFVVGLSQRLAELEVLKRPEYFGKFGKIHKVVINNSTSYAGSQGPSASAYVTYLRSEDALRAIQCVNNVVVDGRTLKASLGTTKYCSYFLKSMQCPKADCMYLHELGDEAASFTKEEMQAGKHQEYEQKLLQELYKSNPNFLQSSAGAGEKSKGKSSSAQSGAPLLTTPVNLTRPNSSSKEAWPWLQGSGKIANGLGEHHKTPPLLDGPDSEHMTGNGLDSDLGPSQGAMPSPYSHCEPASPSEKTPQTISIGNGESIQNHGTESPSPPPGLTKPGLVVPISMSTLAARSPFEGAAAESQSLFSDNSNFRHPNPLPGGHAPPSGPTQGHSDWPTAPEPQSLFTSETIPVASSTDWQAAFGFGSSKQPEDDLGFDPFDVTRKALADLIEKELSVQDTSQLSPGVLQGTLRRPQHGPLPPHLSHLQHRAVLASCGFPGHPARHPWLGYPPHGSPLNHTAGLSTSSCFMDFLPAQHSTGLGGVPIAENSNSIENLNMKEWQDGLRALLPNININFGGLQNSSSSLTPSIINHTGAPGHTPGSGGMSHSLSWDGMVRWMDPAIITGIPASAAHSLDSLQDDPPHWLKSLQTLTEMEASGSTTPSLAPHSIPFSAQFPNHRAGWAATPTGPFHSPPPGFQTPFRPPAQTATDLLQSTSMDRH is encoded by the exons ATGTCCCGCAGCCCTGAGCTGAAAGACGATGCTATGGAGTGCCCTCTCTGCATGGAGCCGCTGGAGATCGATGACATCAACTTCTTCCCCTGCACCTGCGGTTACCAGATCTGCCGGTTCTGCTGGCACCGGATCCGCACAGATGAGAATGGGCTCTGCCCCGCCTGTAGGAAG CCCTACCCAGAGGACCCGGCGGTCTACAAGCCTCTCTCACCAGAGGAGATCCAGCGGATAAAGAATGAGAAGAAGCAGAAGCAGAACGAGCGCAAACAGAAGATGACAGAGAGCCGCAAACACCTGGGAAGCGTGCGCGTGGTGCAGAAGAACCTGGTGTTTGTGGTGGGGCTGTCGCAGAGGCTGGCTGAGCTGGAG GTTCTAAAGAGGCCAGAATATTTCGGGAAATTCGGAAAAATTCACAAAGTGGTAATCAACAACAGCACGTCTTACGCAGGTTCCCAG GGTCCTAGTGCAAGTGCTTACGTCACATACCTTCGGTCTGAAGATGCCCTCAGAGCTATACAGTGTGTGAACAATGTGGTCGTGGATGGCAGAACACTTAAA GCCTCTCTAGGTACGACAAAGTACTGCAGTTACTTCCTGAAGAGTATGCAGTGTCCGAAGGCGGACTGCATGTACCTCCATGAGCTGGGGGACGAGGCGGCCAGTTTCACGAAGGAGGAGATGCAG GCAGGAAAGCACCAGGAGTACGAACAGAAGCTTCTGCAAGAGCTCTACAAATCGAACCCCAACTTCCTGCAAAGCTCAGCCGGGGCAGGCGAGAAGTCAAAGGGCAAGTCCAGTTCAGCACAAAG TGGCGCCCCCCTGCTGACCACCCCTGTCAACCTTACCAGACCCAACAGTAGCAGCAAAGAGGCGTGGCCGTGGCTGCAGGGCTCGGGCAAAATAGCCAATGGGCTGGGTGAGCACCACAAGACTCCGCCCCTATTGGACGGCCCCGACTCAGAGCACATGACTGGCAACGGGCTAGACTCGGACCTGGGGCCAAGCCAAGGGGCCATGCCCTCCCCTTATTCACACTGCGAACCTGCCAG TCCCAGCGAAAAAACACCACAGACCATTAGTATAGGGAACGGGGAAAGTATACAA AACCACGGTACTGAGTCCCCCTCGCCTCCTCCGGGCCTGACTAAGCCTGGACTGGTCGTCCCCATCAGCATGTCCACCCTTGCTGCCCGATCCCCCTTTGAAGGGGCAGCAGCCGAATCCCAGTCACTTTTCTCGGACAACAGCAACTTCCGGCACCCCAACCCTCTCCCAGGTGGCCACGCCCCCCCTTCCGGCCCTACCCAAGGGCACTCTGATTGGCCCACAGCACCTGAGCCTCAGAGCCTCTTCACGTCAG AGACCATCCCAGTGGCATCGTCCACGGACTGGCAGGCGGCGTTTGGCTTCGGCTCCTCCAAGCAGCCGGAGGACGACCTTGGCTTTGACCCCTTCGACGTCACTCGCAAGGCGCTTGCTGACTTAATCGAGAAGGAGCTTTCGGTTCAGGACACGTCGCAGTTGTCTCCTGGGGTTCTGCAGGGGACTCTGCGCCGCCCCCAACACGGGCCCCTCCCCCCGCACCTGTCACACCTGCAGCACCGCGCGGTCTTGGCCTCCTGCGGTTTCCCAGGCCATCCAGCACGTCACCCTTGGCTCGGCTACCCGCCGCACGGGAGCCCGCTAAACCACACGGCCGGCCTCAGCACCAGCAGCTGCTTCATGGACTTTTTACCAGCGCAGCACAGCACTGGGCTGGGGGGCGTTCCCATTGCAG AAAATAGCAATTCTATAGAAAATCTAAATATGAAAGAATGGCAGGATGGTCTGCGGGCTCTTCTGCCCAACATCAATATCAACTTTGGGGGACTGCAGAATTCCTCCTCATCCCTGACCCCCTCCATCATTAACCACACAGGGGCTCCAGGTCACACACCTGGCTCAGGGGGCATGTCACACAGTCTTAGCTGGGACGGAATGGTCAGATGGATGGACCCAGCAATCATTACAG GCATCCCAGCATCCGCAGCCCACAGTTTGGACTCTCTGCAGGATGACCCACCTCACTGGCTGAAGTCCCTGCAGACGCTCACTGAGATGGAGGCATCCGGCTCCACAACGCCCTCACTGGCCCCCCACAGTATACCCTTCAGTGCACAGTTCCCAAATCACAGAGCTGGCTGGGCTGCTACACCCACTGGCCCCTTCCACTCACCCCCACCTGGTTTCCAGACACCATTCAGACCTCCAGCCCAAACAGCCACAGACCTGCTACAGAGTACTTCCATGGACCGCCACTAG